CGCCAAAATCCAGAAGCGGGTTGCCCGGGTGGGCTTTGACTGGGGCGAGCTGCCGCCGGTGGTGGCCAAGGTGGAAGAAGAAATTGCCGAGGTACTGGCCGAAGTGCAGGTGGATAAACCCGACCCTGAGCGGGTTGCCAGCGAGATGGGAGACCTCTTGTTTGCGGTGGTGAACATGGCGCGCCATCTCGGCGTTGAGCCCGAACAGGCACTGCGCCAGGCGAATCAAAAGTTTGAGCGGCGTTTTCGCGGCGTGGAGGACCTTGCATCCCAGGACGGCAAACAATTGACTGATTATTCCCTTGCCGAGCTCGATGGCTTCTGGGATCAGGTAAAAGAGCAGGAAAAATCTCCCCGTTGAGGTTTGTCGAAAGCACAGGGCTTTGATATACTGTCGCCCCGTCCTGGTGCTTTCTTACAAGCACATATTTTCACACTCATATTTTCTCAGGTTCAGCATGACGACAAGGTATATCTTCGTGACTGGCGGCGTGGTTTCGTCGCTGGGCAAAGGCATTGCAGCAGCATCATTGGCAGCCATTCTCGAGGCACGGGGCCTCAACGTGACCATCATGAAGCTGGATCCTTACATCAACGTTGATCCAGGTACCATGAGCCCGACACAACACGGTGAAGTGTTCGTAACTGAGGACGGCGCAGAGACGGATCTGGACCTGGGTCACTATGAGCGTTTCATCCGTACCAAGATGAACCGCCGTAATAACTTCACCACCGGTCGTATTTACGAAGAAGTTTTGCGTAAAGAGCGCCGCGGTGACTATCTGGGTGCCACCATTCAGGTTATTCCGCACATCACCAACGCCATTAAGGCCAAGGTGCTGGAAGGCGGTGAAGGCCATGACGTAGCCATCGTGGAAATCGGTGGTACCGTGGGCGATATCGAATCCCTGCCGTTCCTCGAGTCTATCCGTCAGCTTGGCGTTGAACTGGGCCGTGACCGCTCCATGTTCATGCACCTGACTTTGGTGCCATTCCTTGGCGCGGCCGGCGAAGTGAAAACCAAGCCTACCCAGCACTCGGTAAAAGAGCTGCGTTCCATCGGTATTGCACCTGATATTCTGGTTTGCCGCGGTGACCGCGCCATTCCTGCCAACGAGCGTGCCAAGATTTCCCTGTTCTGTAACGTGGAAGAGCGCGCCGTTATCTCTCTGAAAGACGTTGACTCCATCTACAAGATCCCGGCGCTGCTGACCTCTCAGGGGCTGGACGACCTGGTTTGCAAGCGTTTCCATTTGGAATGCAAAGAAGCCGACCTGTCTGAATGGGAAAACGTGATTTATCAGGAAGCCAACCCCAACGGTGAAATCACCATTGGTATGGTGGGCAAGTACATTGAGCTGCCTGACGCATACAAATCTGTAAACGAAGCGCTCAAGCACGCGGGTCTGAAAAACCGCGTTACCGTTAACATCAAGTACATCGATTCACAAAGCGTTGAAGCCAAAGGCGACGAAGCTCTGGCTGGCCTCGATGGCATCCTGGTACCGGGCGGCTTCGGTGAGCGTGGTGTTGAAGGTAAAATCCTGGCAGCCAAGTATGCCCGTGAAAACGAATTGCCTTACTTTGGTATCTGCCTCGGTATGCAGGTCGCCCTCATCGAGTTCGCCCGCAATGTGGCAGGTCTCACAGATGCGCACTCCACCGAGTTCAACAAGCAAACTCCGCATCCGGTTGTGGGTCTGATCACAGAATGGATTGACGAAGAAGGTAATATTGAGCAGCGTGACGAAGCGTCCGATTTGGGCGGCACCATGCGCCTTGGCGCCCAGCTGTGCCACCTGAAAGCTGGTACCAAGGCTGCTATTGCTTATGGTTCTGAAAGCTGTATCGAACGTCATCGTCACCGTTACGAAGTAAACAATCACTACGTGAAGCAGCTTGAGAAAGCCGGTTTGGTATTCAGCGGCCTGTCTTCTGACCGTAAGTTGGTGGAAATGATCGAATTGCCAAACCACCCATGGTTTGTGGCTGGTCAGTTCCATCCGGAGTTTACTTCTACACCCCGTGATGGACATCCGCTGTTCGAAGGTTTTGTGGCTGCAGCCAGAGCGCACCAGAAGCGCAACCTGAGTTAATGCCAAAAGGCCGGTACCGCGATGGCAGTACCGGCCTTTTTGTTCCTTGCGGTCATTTATTCGTCACAGTTAAATTAGCTGCGGCACAAAAACACAGAAAAATCAGATACCCATATCAGGGTGCATTCAAATTGGTTCATGAGCTCATGTAGCGCTGAGATGGGTATGGGTTTTTCTTTTTAACTTAACCTTTAATTCAAGACTAAATCGAGGACATTATGGCTAAGATTATCAAAGTGATCGGTCGTGAAATCATGGATTCACGCGGCAATCCAACTGTGGAAGCCGAAGTTCACCTGGAAGGTGGCTTTGTGGGTATGGCAGCTGCGCCATCCGGTGCTTCTACCGGTAGCCGCGAAGCGCTGGAACTCCGTGACGGCGACAAAGCCCGTTACCTGGGTAAAGGTGTTCTGAAGGCCGTTGACAACGTAAACGGTCCTATCCGTGAAGCCCTGCTGGGTAAAGACGCCACCGCTCAGGCCGAGCTGGACGGCATCATGATCGCTCTGGACGGTACTGAGAACAAAGACAAGCTGGGCGCCAACGCCATTCTGGCTGTGTCTCTGGCCGCTGCTAAAGCCGCTGCCGCCGCTAAAGGTATCCCACTGTACGCCCACATTGCTGAGCTGAACGGCACTCCAGGTCAGTACAGCATGCCTGTACCTATGATGAACATCCTTAACGGTGGTGAGCACGCTGATAACAACGTGGACATCCAGGAGTTCATGGTACAGCCAGTGAGCGCCAAGAGCTTCCGTGAAGCCCTGCGTATGGGCGCCGAAATCTTCCACAACCTGAAGAAAGTGCTCAAGGCCAAGGGCCTGAACACTGCCGTGGGTGATGAAGGTGGTTTTGCACCAAACCTGGCATCAAACGCCGACGCGCTGGCTGTTATCAAAGAAGCCGTTGAAGCTGCCGGTTATAAGCTGGGCACCGACGTGACTCTGGCACTGGACTGCGCTGCCTCTGAGTTCTACAAAGACGGTCAGTATGACCTGTCTGGCGAAGGCAAAGTATTCAGCTCAAACGGTTTCTCTGACTTCCTCAAGTCACTGACCGAGCAGTACCCAATCGTGTCTATCGAAGACGGTCTGGACGAGTCTGACTGGGAAGGCTGGGCATACCAGACTCAAATTCTCGGTGACAAGGTGCAGCTGGTAGGTGATGACCTGTTCGTAACCAACACCAAGATCCTGAGCCGTGGTATTGAGCAGGGCATTGCCAACTCAATCCTCATCAAGTTCAACCAGATTGGTTCTCTGACCGAGACTCTGGCCGCTATCCGCATGGCCAAAGAAGCCGGTTACACCGCCGTTATCTCTCACCGCTCCGGTGAAACAGAAGATGCGACCATTGCCGATCTGGCTGTAGGCACTGCTGCCGGCCAAATCAAGACAGGTTCTCTGTGCCGCTCTGACCGCGTTGCCAAGTACAACCAGCTGCTGCGTATCGAAGAGCAACTGGGTGAGAAGGCGCCTTACCGTGGCCTGAAAGAAATCAACGCCAAGGGCTAATCGCCTGATATTGGTCAATTGAATTTACAGAAGGCGACTTACAATGCTGTGGCCTGAAAGAAATCAACGCCAAGGGCTAATCGCCTGATATTGGTCAATTGAGTTTACAGAAGGCGACTTACAATGCTGTGGCCTGAAAGAAATCAGTGCCAAGGGCTAATCGCCTGATAAAATTTGATTGAATGAGTAAAAGGCCACCCCCAAGGTGGCCTTTTTTGTTGTAATATCTCCCCAAATTCACCCAATCACCGCAATTCTTCCATGAAGCCATTCGTTCTGGTTCTCTTTGCCTTGCTGGCGCTGCTCCAGTACCGGCTGTGGTTTGGCGAAAACAGCCTAACCGAGTACTTCACCCTGAAAGACAGGATAAGCCATCAACAGTTGGGTAATGCCGGGTTGCTGGAGCGCAATGAGGTGCTGAAAGAAGAAATTCAGGATCTCAAAAGCGGTACCGAAGCGCTGGAAGAGCGGGCCCGCAATGAACTTGGCTTGATTGAGCAGGGTGAAACCTTTTTCCGGGTGGTGGGTAACGATAGTCGCGGCACCCGCTCTGAGGAACAGTCACAGGACAGTCAATGAATTCTGAAGCAACCTCCCGCGGCAGTATTGTTGCCATAGTTCCCGCCGCCGGTATTGGCAGTCGCATGGGGGCCACTATCCCCAAGCAATACCTGCCGTTATTGGATAAACCTATCCTGGCCCATACGCTGCAAAGGCTGCTGTCGCATCCGGCCATTGATAAGGTCATAGTCGCCGTATCGGCAGATGACTGCTGGTTTGACAGTCTGGATGAGGCCCATCATCCCAAGCTCACCCGGGTTTTGGGCGGCAAAGAGCGGGCGGATTCGGTATTGGCGGCACTTTCTGCCTTGCCGGATAACAGCGATGCCTGGGCGCTGGTGCATGATGCTGCACGGCCCTGTCTAACCCATGGCGATATAGATGCACTGCTCTCAAGTCGTGACACTTATCCCCAGGGGGCGATACTCGCCATGCCGGTGCGGGACACCATGAAGCGGGCCGCAAAAGATGGCAGCATAGAGACCACAGTGTGTCGCGAAGCCCTGTGGCATGCATTAACGCCGCAGCTGTTTCCCGCAGCGAGCCTTAAACTGAATCTAAAGCAGGCACTGGACGCCGGCGTTGCCGTGACAGACGAAGCGTCGGCGATGGAGTGGGCCGGAGTGCATCCGGGACTGGTCAGTGGCAGGGCCGACAATATCAAGGTCACCCACCCGGACGATTTACAGCTGGCGGGGCTTTTTCTTCTGTCCCAGCAGCAACACACTTAAGGAAATTCCATGAAAATCAGGATTGGCCACGGTTTTGATGTGCACAAGTTTGGTGCCAACCGTCCACTCATTCTCTGCGGCATAGAAGTGCCTTATGAGACCGGACTTATTGCCCACTCCGATGGCGATGTGGTGCTGCATGCCATCAGCGATGCCATCCTGGGTGCCATGGCGCTTGGTGACATCGGCAAGCACTTTCCCGACACCGATGCCGCCTATGAAGGCGCCGACAGCCGTGTGCTGTTACGCCACTGCTTTAAGCTTGCCCGTGAGCGCGGCTTTGCCATCGGTAATCTCGATGTAACCATTATTGCCCAGGCGCCGAAAATGTTGCCTCACATCGAGGCCATGCGTGCGGTGTTGGCGGACGATCTGCAAACAGAGCTTGATAATATCAACGTAAAAGCGACCACCACCGAGAAGCTTGGCTTCACCGGTCGCAAAGAAGGCATCGCCGTGGAAGCTGTGGTGTTGATGGAGAATGTGAAATGACTGAGCTGACTTATCTCTACGGCAAGCCGGCTGTAACCGCCGATATCCGCACCCATAACAGCGATTTTCAGGTGAAGGAAATCCTGCCGTTCCTGCCCGATGGTGAGGGCGAGCACCACCTGCTGCATATCCGCAAAGACGGCCTGAACACGGCTCAGGTGGCGGAGATGATTTCCAAATTTGCCAAAGTGCATCCCAAGGAAGTGACCTTTGCCGGTCAAAAAGACAAAAACGCCATCACCGAGCAGTGGTTTGGCGTGCGTATTCCCGGCAAGGAAACCCCGGATTGGAGCGCCATGAGCAATGAGCAGATGCAGGTGTTGTCGTTTGCCCGCCATGGTAAAAAACTGCGCACCGGCGCGCTTTCCGGCAATCGCTTTACCCTGGTACTGCGCAACGTTTCTGACCCACAGGCGTTGGTTGCACGGCTTGAGCAGGTGCGTGATGGTGGCGTGCCCAACTATTTTGGTGAGCAACGTTTTGGCCACGATGGTGGCAATCTGATTAAGGCGCGGCAGATGTTCGAAGGCCGCAAGGTCAAAGACAGAAACAAGCGCAGCCTGTACCTCTCGGCTGTGCGCTCAGAGCTCTTTAATCAGGTGGTCAGCGCCCGCTTGTCAAAGCAGGATGACTCCGGTTTGGGTCTGCTCGAAGGTGACTGTGTGATGCTCTCTGGCAGTCGCAGCTTCTTTGTGGCCGAAAGCTGGGATGACACTTTAAGAGGCCGTCTGGCCGAGCAGGACATTCAGCTGTCCGCACCCTTATGGGGCCGGGGGGAACCGCTTGCCAAGGGCGAAGCCGCGGAGTTTGAAGCTTCCGTGCTGGCTTCCTATGAGCTTGAGCGTAATGGCCTTGAAAAAGAAGGCCTGACCCAGGAGCGCCGCGCGCTGCTGCTGCGCCCTGAGCAGATGAGCTTCAAACTGGATGACGACACCCTGACCCTGGATTTCTGCCTGCCGGCCGGCGCTTTTGCCACCAGTGTGCTCAGAGAGCTTTGTGAGTACACAGACGTGAAAGAGTTGGAGTGGCGCCGTGCGGTAGCCGAGCGTCAGGCACAGGAGGCGGTCGATGCGCCTGCTGGTGAGTAATGATGACGGGGTGCATGCCCCGGGTATCAAGGCGCTCGCCGAGGCCTTAAAGGCCATAGCCCATGTGGATGTGGTGGCACCTGATCGCAACTGCTCTGCCGCAAGTAACTCGTTGACCTTGACTAATCCATTGAGAATTAATAGGTTAGACAACGGCTATATCGCGGTTAACGGTACGCCATCGGATTGTGTACACATCGCCATTCGTGAGATTTGCACCGAAGAGCCTGAGCTTGTCGTTTCGGGGATTAATGCCGGGGCCAACATGGGCGATGACACCCTGTATTCCGGCACTGTGGCAGCGGCCATGGAAGGACGGTTTCAGGGGCTGCCGGCCATTGCCGTGTCTTTGTCTGCCCGAAACCCGGTGCATTATGATGTTGCGGCGCAAATTACGCTGCGCATTGTTGAGGGACTGAAGGCGCATCCTCTGCCTGCGGATCAAATTCTCAATGTGAATGTGCCCGATTTGCCCCTTGAGCAAATCAAGGGCATCAAGGTGACTCGGCTTGGTGCAAGACACAGGGCTGAGGGCGTGGTGCGGACAACCGATCCGGCCGGGAGAGAAATTTTCTGGCTTGGCCCTCCGGGTGAGGAGCTGGATGCCAGCGAAGGCACCGACTTTGGCGCCATTGCTGAAGGCTATGTTTCCATCACGCCGTTAACCGTCGACCTAACCGCACACAGTCAACTTAACGCACTGGCAAACTGGATAGAAAAGATATGAACCAGACCGGCTCGACGGTGGCTATCAATCTCGCAAAAAAGTTGTATGACGCGGGGATCCGCGACAGCCTCGTTTTGCAGGCCATCGCCAACACGCCCCGGGAAATGTTTCTGGATGCGGCTCTGGCGCACAAAGCCTATGAGAACACCGCGCTGCCTATAGGTCAGGGGCAGACTATTTCACAGCCTTATATCGTTGCCCGCATGACAGAGCTGGTGATGCAAAATCGGCCACAAAGGGTACTGGAAGTTGGCACAGGATCAGGCTATCAGGCGGCCATTTTGGCGCAGCTGGTGCCGGAGCTTTGTACCATTGAGCGGATTAAGGCACTGCAAATTCAGGCAAGACAGCGGCTTAAGCGCCTTGATTTGCACAATGTGTCTTTTAAATACGGCGATGGCTGGCAGGGTTGGTCCAACCGAGGTCCCTTCGATGCCATCATGGTCACCGCCGCGGCGGCCACCGTACCGGCAGCCTTACTTGAGCAGTTGTCTGAAGGCGGGAGGCTGGTGATCCCAGTCGGAGAGGATGCCCAGCAATTGTTGGCTATTACCCGCAGAGGTAAGGAGTATTCCTCTGAAACGATAGAGTCGGTAAAATTTGTGCCTTTGGTCAATGGAAACCTTGCTTAGGTCATGGTGACTTCGGGAGCTGCACATCTATGGTGAGATTGACCTCTTTTTGTCTCTGTCTGCTCCTGCTGGCGGGCTGCAGTATGCAGGCCCACACTCCTGCACC
The window above is part of the Shewanella litorisediminis genome. Proteins encoded here:
- a CDS encoding CTP synthase — its product is MTTRYIFVTGGVVSSLGKGIAAASLAAILEARGLNVTIMKLDPYINVDPGTMSPTQHGEVFVTEDGAETDLDLGHYERFIRTKMNRRNNFTTGRIYEEVLRKERRGDYLGATIQVIPHITNAIKAKVLEGGEGHDVAIVEIGGTVGDIESLPFLESIRQLGVELGRDRSMFMHLTLVPFLGAAGEVKTKPTQHSVKELRSIGIAPDILVCRGDRAIPANERAKISLFCNVEERAVISLKDVDSIYKIPALLTSQGLDDLVCKRFHLECKEADLSEWENVIYQEANPNGEITIGMVGKYIELPDAYKSVNEALKHAGLKNRVTVNIKYIDSQSVEAKGDEALAGLDGILVPGGFGERGVEGKILAAKYARENELPYFGICLGMQVALIEFARNVAGLTDAHSTEFNKQTPHPVVGLITEWIDEEGNIEQRDEASDLGGTMRLGAQLCHLKAGTKAAIAYGSESCIERHRHRYEVNNHYVKQLEKAGLVFSGLSSDRKLVEMIELPNHPWFVAGQFHPEFTSTPRDGHPLFEGFVAAARAHQKRNLS
- the ftsB gene encoding cell division protein FtsB; the protein is MKPFVLVLFALLALLQYRLWFGENSLTEYFTLKDRISHQQLGNAGLLERNEVLKEEIQDLKSGTEALEERARNELGLIEQGETFFRVVGNDSRGTRSEEQSQDSQ
- a CDS encoding protein-L-isoaspartate(D-aspartate) O-methyltransferase, which encodes MNQTGSTVAINLAKKLYDAGIRDSLVLQAIANTPREMFLDAALAHKAYENTALPIGQGQTISQPYIVARMTELVMQNRPQRVLEVGTGSGYQAAILAQLVPELCTIERIKALQIQARQRLKRLDLHNVSFKYGDGWQGWSNRGPFDAIMVTAAAATVPAALLEQLSEGGRLVIPVGEDAQQLLAITRRGKEYSSETIESVKFVPLVNGNLA
- the eno gene encoding phosphopyruvate hydratase, producing the protein MAKIIKVIGREIMDSRGNPTVEAEVHLEGGFVGMAAAPSGASTGSREALELRDGDKARYLGKGVLKAVDNVNGPIREALLGKDATAQAELDGIMIALDGTENKDKLGANAILAVSLAAAKAAAAAKGIPLYAHIAELNGTPGQYSMPVPMMNILNGGEHADNNVDIQEFMVQPVSAKSFREALRMGAEIFHNLKKVLKAKGLNTAVGDEGGFAPNLASNADALAVIKEAVEAAGYKLGTDVTLALDCAASEFYKDGQYDLSGEGKVFSSNGFSDFLKSLTEQYPIVSIEDGLDESDWEGWAYQTQILGDKVQLVGDDLFVTNTKILSRGIEQGIANSILIKFNQIGSLTETLAAIRMAKEAGYTAVISHRSGETEDATIADLAVGTAAGQIKTGSLCRSDRVAKYNQLLRIEEQLGEKAPYRGLKEINAKG
- the ispD gene encoding 2-C-methyl-D-erythritol 4-phosphate cytidylyltransferase, with the protein product MNSEATSRGSIVAIVPAAGIGSRMGATIPKQYLPLLDKPILAHTLQRLLSHPAIDKVIVAVSADDCWFDSLDEAHHPKLTRVLGGKERADSVLAALSALPDNSDAWALVHDAARPCLTHGDIDALLSSRDTYPQGAILAMPVRDTMKRAAKDGSIETTVCREALWHALTPQLFPAASLKLNLKQALDAGVAVTDEASAMEWAGVHPGLVSGRADNIKVTHPDDLQLAGLFLLSQQQHT
- the ispF gene encoding 2-C-methyl-D-erythritol 2,4-cyclodiphosphate synthase — its product is MKIRIGHGFDVHKFGANRPLILCGIEVPYETGLIAHSDGDVVLHAISDAILGAMALGDIGKHFPDTDAAYEGADSRVLLRHCFKLARERGFAIGNLDVTIIAQAPKMLPHIEAMRAVLADDLQTELDNINVKATTTEKLGFTGRKEGIAVEAVVLMENVK
- the truD gene encoding tRNA pseudouridine(13) synthase TruD — protein: MTELTYLYGKPAVTADIRTHNSDFQVKEILPFLPDGEGEHHLLHIRKDGLNTAQVAEMISKFAKVHPKEVTFAGQKDKNAITEQWFGVRIPGKETPDWSAMSNEQMQVLSFARHGKKLRTGALSGNRFTLVLRNVSDPQALVARLEQVRDGGVPNYFGEQRFGHDGGNLIKARQMFEGRKVKDRNKRSLYLSAVRSELFNQVVSARLSKQDDSGLGLLEGDCVMLSGSRSFFVAESWDDTLRGRLAEQDIQLSAPLWGRGEPLAKGEAAEFEASVLASYELERNGLEKEGLTQERRALLLRPEQMSFKLDDDTLTLDFCLPAGAFATSVLRELCEYTDVKELEWRRAVAERQAQEAVDAPAGE
- the surE gene encoding 5'/3'-nucleotidase SurE, with product MRLLVSNDDGVHAPGIKALAEALKAIAHVDVVAPDRNCSAASNSLTLTNPLRINRLDNGYIAVNGTPSDCVHIAIREICTEEPELVVSGINAGANMGDDTLYSGTVAAAMEGRFQGLPAIAVSLSARNPVHYDVAAQITLRIVEGLKAHPLPADQILNVNVPDLPLEQIKGIKVTRLGARHRAEGVVRTTDPAGREIFWLGPPGEELDASEGTDFGAIAEGYVSITPLTVDLTAHSQLNALANWIEKI